A single genomic interval of Lathyrus oleraceus cultivar Zhongwan6 chromosome 7, CAAS_Psat_ZW6_1.0, whole genome shotgun sequence harbors:
- the LOC127101272 gene encoding squalene synthase 2, which translates to MGILGVILKNPDDLYPLLKLKIAARNAEKQIPPEPHWGFCYSMLHKVSRSFGLVIQQLRPELRDAVCIFYLVLRALDTVEDDTSVETDVKVPILIAFHRHIYDHDWHFGCGTKEYKVLMDQFHHVSTAFLELGKNYQDAIEDITKRMGAGMAKFICKEVETIDDYDEYCHYVAGLVGLGLSKLFYASGTEDLVTDDLSNSMGLFLQKTNIIRDYLEDINEIPKSRMFWPRQIWSKYVSKLEDLKYEENSIKAVQCLNDMVTNALLHAEDCLKYMSALRDPSIFRFCAIPQIMAIGTLALCYNNIHVFRGVVKMRRGLTAKVIDRTKTMTDVYGAFFDFSSMLESKVDKNDPNATKTLSRLEAIQKTCRESGLLTKRKSYVLGNEGGYGPTMIFILVILFSIIFAYLSANHHNN; encoded by the exons ATGGGAATTTTGGGAGTGATTCTGAAGAATCCAGATGACTTATATCCGTTGCTGAAACTCAAAATCGCGGCGAGGAACGCCGAGAAGCAGATCCCGCCGGAACCACATTGGGGATTCTGTTATTCTATGCTCCACAAAGTTTCTCGAAGCTTCGGTCTCGTTATTCAGCAGCTTCGGCCCGAGCTTCGTGATGCC GTTTGCATATTCTATTTGGTTCTTCGTGCTCTTGATACCGTTG AGGATGATACTAGCGTAGAAACAGATGTCAAGGTTCCAATACTAATAGCTTTTCATCGCCACATCTATGATCATGATTGGCACTTTGGAT GCGGCACAAAGGAGTACAAAGTTCTAATGGACCAGTTTCATCACGTTTCAACGGCTTTTCTGGAACTTGGAAAGAA CTATCAGGATGCAATTGAAGACATTACCAAAAGAATGGGTGCTGGAATGGCCAAATTTATTTGCAAGGAG GTAGAGACAATTGATGACTACGATGAATATTGCCACTATGTGGCAGGACTTGTTGGGCTTGGTTTATCAAAACTTTTCTACGCCTCTGGTACAGAGGATCTGGTTACAGACGACCTTTCAAATTCAATGGGTTTGTTTCTTCAG AAAACCAATATTATTAGAGATTATCTGGAAGACATCAATGAAATACCAAAGTCACGCATGTTTTGGCCACGGCAGATCTGGAGTAAATATGTTAGCAAACTTGAG GACTTGAAATACGAGGAAAACTCCATTAAGGCTGTGCAATGCTTAAACGACATGGTCACTAATGCCTTGCTGCATGCTGAAGATTGCTTAAAATACATGTCTGCATTACGAGACCCCTCTATATTTCGCTTTTGTGCTATTCCTCAG ATAATGGCAATTGGAACACTTGCACTATGCTACAACAACATTCATGTCTTCAGAGGTGTAGTTAAAATGAGGCGAG GTCTAACTGCCAAAGTGATTGACCGAACAAAGACTATGACTGATGTCTATGGGGCTTTCTTTGATTTTTCTTCCATGTTGGAGTCCAAG GTTGACAAAAATGATCCCAATGCAACAAAAACGTTGAGCAGGCTGGAAGCTATACAGAAAACTTGCAGAGAATCTGGTCTCCTAACCAAAAG GAAATCTTATGTTCTGGGGAATGAGGGCGGATATGGCCCGACCATG ATTTTCATACTGGTCATCTTGTTTTCCATCATTTTTGCCTATCTCTCTGCAAACCATCATAATAACTGA
- the LOC127101273 gene encoding altered inheritance of mitochondria protein 3-like, whose product MNYSRCPRHCITQYRNLLDHLRPADFIWRPYLNMDHEHQINPEDAAVWTTCTPIIRFTTVEMHNTDRVKLQFGMVQNISDPPASLGEWHMRKVNDQWNYNPWQTFARSECRKWKHRHDHVLTDAVMPNEVKPSRTYMAWYRSVGFQFIADDMYLYDPRQTSYTQEGSTSNPQQHSQPGYSQPPIRQTFRSTNTQTYNQNMPFTQPQNQEHPPYHHQQMDHQPSTEHRFAPTPSPYQSRLSQNTNRPITYRSQEPQTSQYQNIPQPYLFQTPQQPFQPFLDPSLSPMSPFNRPGRPSMSQPHPNFSGMGHELSYAGTPSLNTEDYAELAEYLNGSSPVGGNDAPGPSDEQTPVQNRQRGLGPRVRVARGCGTGGRLGDPGHHH is encoded by the exons atgaattacagcagatgtccgagacactgtattactcaatatcgcaacctgttggatcaccttcgaccggcagac ttcatttggcgtccataccttaatatggatcatgagcatcagatcaaccctgaagacgcagccgtatggacaacatgcacaccgataatacggttcacaacagtggagatgcacaacaccgatcgtgtgaagctgcagttcggtatggtccagaatatctcagatcccccagctagcctaggagaatggcatatgcgtaaagtgaacgaccaatggaactacaacccttggcaaaccttcgcaagatcagagtgtcgcaagtggaagcaccgtcatgaccatgtcttaactgacgcagtcatgccaaatgaggtaaaaccaagtcgtacttatatggcttggtatagatcagttggatttcaattcatcgccgatgatatgtacctctacgacccacgccagacaagttacacacaagaaggatcaacatctaacccccaacaacattctcagcccggttactcacaaccacctatccgacaaactttccgttccacaaacacacaaacatacaaccaaaacatgccattcacccaaccccaaaaccaagaacatcccccataccaccaccaacaaatggaccatcaaccttcgaccgaacatcgcttcgcacccacaccatcaccctaccaaagtcgccttagccaaaacactaaccgccccatcacctaccgtagccaagaaccccaaacatcacaataccaaaacatcccacaaccatatctcttccaaacaccccaacaacctttccaacctttcctagacccatcattgtcacccatgtctcccttcaaccgtcccggtcgcccatccatgagtcaaccacaccccaacttctctggcatgggtcatgagctcagctacgccggtacaccatcattgaatactgaagactatgctgagttggctgaatacctcaacggatcttctcctgtaggaggtaatgacgctcctggaccatcagatgaacaaacaccggtgcagaatcgtcaacgtgggttagggccaagggttagggtagctaggggatgtgggaccggaggtcggttaggtgatcccggtcatcaccattag